Within the Streptomyces sp. R41 genome, the region GACGTATCAATATCCGTGCGGCTACGGCGTGTTGATGAGGCGTCAGCTCAGCAGGCGGTGCCGGGGTGACGAGTCCCGACTCGTCAGGCGGCGCCGGGAGTGACGAGTCCCGACTCGTACGCCACGATCACCAGCTGGGCCCGGTCGCGGGCGCCCAGCTTGCCCATGATGCGGCTCACGTGGGTCTTCGCGGTGAGCGGGCTCAGTCCCAGCGCCCCGGCTATCTCGGTGTTGTTGAGGCCGCGCGCGACCAGCGTCAGCACCTCGCGCTCCCGCTCGGAGAGGCCGCCGGGACCACCCGCCGCGGGCGCGGGAGCCGACGGGCTGCGCAGGAAACGGGCGATCAGCCGGGCGGTCGGGCCCGGCGAGAGCAGGGCCTCGCCGCCGGCCACCGTACGGATGGCGTCGAGGAGCTCGGCGGGCCTCGTGTCCTTCACCAGGAAGCCGGAGGCACCCGCGCGCAGCGCCTCCGCGATGTATTCGTCCGTGTCGTACGTGGTGAGGACCAGGACCCTGACCCCGGCCAGGTTCTCGTCGGCCGCGATGAGCCGGGTCGCCTCGATGCCGTCCAGGTCGGGCATCCGGATGTCCATGACGACCAGATCGGCCCGCGCGCTGCGCGCCAGCTCCACCGCCTCCCGCCCGGTGGCCGCCTGCCCGACGACCTCCATGTCCCGCGCCGACTCGACCAGCATGGCGAACGCGGCCCGCACCAGCGTCTGATCGTCGGCGAGGAGTACTCGGATGGTCATCGGGAATCGCCTCGTTCGAGTTCGGCGGCACGCACCGGATCGGATGCACCTACGGGATCGGACGCACGTACGGGACCGGGCTCACGTACGGGATCGGACGCACGTACGGGACCGGGCTCACGTACGGGATCGGACGCACGTACGGGACCGGGTTCACGTACGGGACCGGGCTCACGTACGGCTTCGAAAACACCTGCGGCTTGAGGATCAGGTACGGCTTCGCGATCACGTACGGCTTGAGGATCACGTACGGCTTCCACATCACGCGCGGCTTGAGGATCGCTTACGGCCTCGAGATCACGTACAGCCCCAGAAGCACGTACGCCGTCCCGCCCGGACGTCTGCGCCGGCACCCCGGCCCCCAGTGGCAGCACCGCCCACACCCCGAACCCACCCCCCTCCCGCACCCCGGCCTCCAACGTCCCGCCCACACTACGAGCCCGCTCCCGCATTCCCACGAGGCCGAACCCGGGTGTGCCGCCCGCGTCGCCGACGCCGTCGTCCGTGACCGTGACGTGCAGCGCCCAGCCCTCCGCCCGCAGGCCCACGCGTACCGTCACGTCGGGACCCGCGTGCCGGACCGCGTTGGTGAGCGCCTCCTGGACGATCCGGTAGGCGGCGGCGCCGACGGCGGACGGTACGTCACCCGCTTCCACCGCGACCGCGGTCTCCACCGTTGCGCCCGCGGTCCGTGCCGCCGTCACCAGGTCCGGCACCCCGTCGAGCCCGGGCAGCGGCCCGCGCCCGTCTCCGCCGAACTCGGAGGCGCGCAGTACCTCCAGCGTGGTGCGCAGTTCGCCGCGTGCGGTGCGGCAGGTCTCTGAGATGTCCTCGAGGGCCCGGGCGACCGCCGTACGGTCGAGGCGGTCGGGGTCGGCGGCCAGCACGTGCGCGGCGACGGACGTCTGGACGCCGATGAGGGTGATGCTGTGGGCGAGCAGATCGTGCAGGTCGCGGGCGATGCGCAGGCGTTCCTCGGCGACCCGGCGGCGGGCCTCCTCCTCGCGGGTCCGCTCGGCGCGTTCGGCGCGTTCGACGACCGAGGTGACGTACTGGCGGTGCACGCGCGCGTACACGCCGAGGACGAGGAGCGCGACGATCCAGCCGGTGACGCGCAGCGCCTGGGCGCCCTCGGTGGTGCCCTGCGAGAACTTGACGGAGAGCATGATGCCGATGACGCCGCCGCCGACCAGGGCGGAGCGCAGCGGGCGCCCCGTCACGGCGACGGTGAACAGGCCAAGCATCGAGACGGGCAGCGGCGCCGTGTGGTCGAAGTCGAGCGCGTGGTACGGGCCGATGCAGGCGACGAGCGCGAGGAACGAGACGAGCGGGGCGCGGCGCCGCCACACCATCGGGACGTGCCCGGCGATCAGGAGGGTCCAGCCGAGCCCGTCCGGCCGTCGGCCGTCGGTGTCGAGCACGAGCGCCACGGACACGTCGACGACCAGCAGCGCGGCGGCCAGCAGCGCGTCCTGGCGCAGGACCCGGGCGGGGCTGACGCTCCCCGGGTGGGCGAAGCCCGTGAGCAGTATGCGTTTGGCGTCCACCGGTTCATCCTCCGTGAGGAGGCGCCCCTGCGGGAGACAGGGGCGCCCACATGCCGCTCAGGCGACGACGACGGGTTCCTTCTGCCGCGGCTCGGGTGGCTCCGACGGCTCCCGTGACAGCTGCCCCGGCCACCACACCCTCCTCCGCAGCGCCACACTGGCGCTGGTCACCAGGTAGGTGCGGACGAGGAAGGTGTCGAGCAGCACCCCGACCGCGATCACGAACCCGAGCTCGACGAGCTGCAGCAGCCCCATGTTCGTCAGCACCGCGAAGGTCGCCGCCAGGACCAGTCCGGCCGAGGCGATCACGCCTCCCGTCGTGCGCAGCGCGGTCAGCGCGGCGGTGGCGGGCTCGGCGCCCGCGAGGGACTCCTCGCGCATCCGGTGCATGAGGAAGATCCCGTAGTCGACGCCGAGCGCGACGAGGAAGACGAAGGACAGCAGCCCGAGCCCCGGGTCGGTCCCCTCGAACCCGAACAGCGGCCCGAAGACCAGCCCGCCGATGCCGAGCGCCGCGCCCCACACCGCGATCACGGCGGCGACCAGCAGCAGCGGAGCGACCAGGCTGCGCAGCAGCGCGATCAGGATCAGCAGCACGGAGGCGAGCACGATCGGTACGACGACGAGCCGGTCGCGGGCGTTGGTGTCCTGCAGGTCGATCTGCTGGGCGCTCGGGCCACCGACGTAAGAGCCCGATCCATCGAGATCTCCCCGCAGGGACTTGATCGTGGCGGTCTCGGCCGCCGACTGGGGCGCGCCCTTCGCCGTCACGGAGATCTCCGTCCAGCCGCCGCCGCTGCGCCCCCGTGCGGCGGTCGCGACGCCCTGGTGGTCCCGCACCGCGGCCAGCGTGGCGTCCGCCCGTCCGGTGGGGGTGATCACGGTGATCGGCTGGGTGCCCTGCCCCGGGTAGGCCTTTGCGAGTGTCTCGATCGCGACGACCGAGTCGGGCTTGTGGACGAAGGAGTCCTGCTGCTTGAGCGCGCCGGGCAGGTTCAGCGCGCCGAGGGCGAGCGCCCCGAGCAGTACGGCGCCGCCCGCGAGGACGGCGTACGGCCGGCGCCCGGCGGAGGACCCCATCGCGGAGAACAGGCTCCGCCGCTGCTTGGGCTCGCTGCCGTAGGCGGGCACGAGCGGCCAGAACACCCGGCGCCCGAGCAGGACGAGTACGGCGGGCAGCAGGGTCAGCATGGCGACGAGCGCGCACAGCACGCCGACCGTGCCCATCGGGCCCATGCCCCGGCTGCTGTTGAGGTCGGCGGCGAGCAGGCAGAGCAGTCCGGCGGCGACGGTGCCGGAGGAGGCGAGCACGGCGGGCCCGCAGCCGCGCAGTGCCTGCCGCATGGCGTCGTACGGCCGCTCCACGCGCCGCAGCTCCTCGCGGTAGCGGGAGATGAGCAGCAGCGCGTAGTCGGTTCCGGCGCCGAAGACGAGGATCGTCATCACGCCCGAGCTCTGGCCGGAGATGGTGGTCCCGAAGGCCTGGTGGAGGCCGTAGGCCACGCCCATCGACAGATAGTCGGCGACGCCCGCGACGGCGAGCGGCACGAGCCACAGCAGGGGGCTGCGGTAGATGAGGATCAGCAGGACGGCGACGACGGCGACGGTGGTGTAGAGCAGCGGGCCGCCGAGGGAGTTGTAGACCTCGGCGGCGTCGGTGGCGAGCGCGCCGGGGCCGCCCACGTCGACGGTCATGCCGTTCTCGGTGCGGGCGACATCGCGAACGTCGTTCACGAACGCGTCCCGCTTCTTCTCGTCGGTCCCTGGCGCGGAGCTGGCGACCGGGTACATCAGCGTGGTGCCGTCCCGCGACGGCACGCCCTTCGGGGGTGCGGTGAGCGGGTTCTCCTTGGTGATCTCGGTGACCTGGCGCGCGGCCGTCGCGCGGTCCGCGGCGCTCAGCCCGCCGTCGCGGTGATAGACGAGCACCAGCTCGGTGGTCTCACCGCCGGGCAACCGGTCCTCGATCTTGGCCACTTGGGTCGAGTCCGCGCTCGCCGGCAGGTAGTCGACGGCTCGGTCGTGCTGCACGTCCGCGAGCTTCGACGCGAACGGCCCGACGACGGCCAGCACGGCCACCCAGAGCCCGAGCAGCGCCCAGGGCACGGCCCTGCGCCGCCTGTGCGTGGTTGTCTTTCCGGGCCCCATGACGGGGTCCTCCCCTCCTGGCCGGGTGTCTGGACAAGCACCAGACTCCCGGCACGCGGGAGCGGAATCGTCGCGCGGGAGGGCGAGTTCGGGGCTACTCCGAGGGGTGTCGGGACGGGGGGATTACTCCCTGGGGAGTACTACGACGGCGTACGCGCCGCCACCAGCAGCCGCGTCACATCGTCCGAGCAGATCGTCAGCGCCGCGCCCACGGTGGCCAGCACGTCCCGCTCGGCGGGCGTGTAGGGGCCGTCCGCCAGCGCGATGCGGGCGCCCTGGAGAAGGATCGCCTCCCGGCCGGTCGGCGCGAGGTGCGGTGCCAGCGGGTCCAGGGCCTCGTGGAGCTCTATTGCCAGACTCGCCCCGCACGGCTCCCCGAAGACCCGGCCGGTGTCCGCGGCGAGCGCCTCGACGAGCGCGGCGAGCTGGTCCTCCGTGCAGTCGTCGAAGCCGGCCGAGCGCACCGCGCCCGCGGCGGTCTCCAGCGACGTACGGGCGCAGGTGCCGCCCGCGGCGAGCACGGCGAGGGCGACGGTGTGGACGGCGTCGCGCAGCATCGCCGAGAAGCGGGTGGTGGTGGGGTGGTCGAGGACGTCGGCGCCGTAGTGGTGGCCGCAGGCGGCGCATTCGACGACGGGTCCGGTCTCGCCGCGCGGCAGGACGGGAACGCCGAGGAGGGTGAAGCGGCGACGGCCGGTGAGGCGCTGGTAGTTGCGGTCGCCTCCGCAGCCGGGGCAGAAGAACTCGCCGTCGCCGACGGTGGTCCACGCGGTACGGGTGCCCAGGACGCGGGAAACCTGAACTGCACGACCGTTTCGTCCCCATTCCGGCAGCACCGTCGCACACCTCCGTAACGCCGCGGCAACATCGCCGCGCTGGCGTGATGTTAGCCACATTGTTGATGCGGAGTCAGTACCCCGGACGAGACCTGCTCGTGACCTCCACGCGGATTGGCCGGTAAACGACGCGGCTCCGCCCGCCTCGAAGGGCGGACGGAGCCGGAAAGAACCAGGTGAACGAGGTCAGCGGGCCGCGCGGTTGACCGCGGAGACGACCGCCTTCAGCGAAGCACGTGTCGTATTCGCGTCGATGCCGATTCCCCACAGAACCTTGTCGTCGATCGCGCATTCGATGTACGAGGCGGCCTGCGCGGAGGCGCCCTCGCTCATCGTGTGCTCCTGGTAGTCCAGCAGGCGTACGTCGATGCCGATGGACTGCAGTGCGTCGAAGAACGCCGAGATCGGACCGTTGCCGGAGCCGGTCAGGACGGTGTCCTGGCCGTCGACCGTGGCCTCGACCTTCAGCGTGTCCACGCCGTCGGTGTCGGTCGTCGACTGGCCGTTCTTGACCTGGATACGGCCCCACGCGTTCTCGGGGTTGGGCAGGTACTCGTCCTGGAAGGTCGCCCAGATGTCCTTCGGCGTGACCTCGCCGCCCTCGGCGTCCGTCTTCGCCTGGATGATCTTCGAGAACTCGATCTGCATCCGGCGCGGCAGGTCCAGCTTGTGGTCGTTCTTCAGGACGTACGCGATACCGCCCTTGCCGGACTGCGAGTTGACGCGGATGACGGCCTCGTACGAGCGGCCGACGTCCTTCGGGTCGATCGGCAGGTACGGGACGGCCCACTCGATGTCGTCGACCGTGACGCCCTTGGCGGCCGCGTCGGCCTCCATCGCGTCGAAGCCCTTCTTGATGGCGTCCTGGTGGGAGCCGGAGAAGGAGGTGTAGACGAGGTCGCCGACGTACGGGTGGCGTGCGTGGACCTCCATCTGGTTGCAGTACTCCCACGTACGACGGATCTCGTCGATGTCGGAGAAGTCGATCTGCGGGTCGACGCCCTGCGAGAACAGGTTCATGCCCAGGGTGACCAGGTCGACGTTGCCGGTGCGCTCGCCCTGACCGAACAGACAGCCCTCGACGCGGTCGGCGCCGGCCATCAGCGCCAGCTCGGCGGCGGCGACGGCCGTACCGCGGTCGTTGTGCGGGTGGATGGACAGGCAGACGTGCTCGCGGCGGGACAGGTTGCGGCCCATCCACTCGAAGCGGTCCGCGTGCGTCGACGGGGTCGAACGCTCAACGGTGGCGGGCAGGTTGAGGATGATCTCGCGGCCCGGGCCGGGCTGCCAGACGTCCATGACCGCCTCGCAGACCTCCAGGGCGAAGTCCAGCTCGGTGTCGGTGAAGATCTCGGGGCTGTACTGATAGCCGAATTCCGTCTCCGGGCCCAGCAGCTTCTCCGCGTACTCCATGACCAGGCGTGTGCCGTCGACGGCGATCTGCTTGATGTCGTCCTTGGAGCCGCGGAAGACGACCCGGCGGAAGACCGGCGCGGTCGCGTTGTACAGGTGCACGGTGGCGCGCTTGGCGCCCTTCAGCGACTCCACGGTCCGCTCGATCAGGTCCTCACGGGCCTGGGTCAGCACGGAGATCGTCACGTCGTCCGGGATCGCGCTCTCGTCCTCGATGATCGACCGTACGAAGTCGAAGTCCGTCTGCCCCGACGCGGGGAAGCCGACCTCGATCTCCTTGTAGCCCATCTTCACCAGCAGGTCGAACATCGCGCGCTTGCGCGCGGGCGACATGGGGTCGATCAGGGCTTGGTTGCCGTCGCGCAGATCCGTGGAGAGCCAGCGGGGGGCGACGGTGATCCGGTTCTCCGGCCAGGTGCGGTCCGGGATGTCCACCTGGTCGTACCGACCGTACTTGTGGATCGGCATGGACGTGGGCTGCTGGCGGTTCTGGCTGTTCGCCATGGTGCGTGGGCTCCTCGTGGTGTCCGGAAAGGACGGCCGACGGCGCAACGCCAGACTCCGCGGGGAGGGGGTCGGCCTCGACTACAGGCCCTCGCCGCGGCAGCTAAGGAGAAGCAGCCCGAAACGCATGATGCTCCGCAGCCTAGCCGAGCCGTGCTCCGTGCGGGGGGCTGTATCAGTATGCGGGATCGCGGCCACGAAGGGAACGAAAGGTGCAAAAAGGTGCGCCATACCACTCCCGGCCGGACTCCGAGGCTCCTTATTGCCCCATTTCACCAATCATGGTTGCAGGTAGTGACAGAGGCATAACTCAGTGCAAGGGTGCCGGGCATGACGACCAACGGGGGCTTCGAGCCCGTCTTCTGCACCATCGTGCCGCCCCATGTCCTCGACAAGCTCGCCCAGCACGAGGACCCCGCGCTCGCCGGTCCCGCGCGCCAGACCCTGGAGCGCGACGCCTACGAGCGCACCCACCGCCGGCTGACCACGGTCATCGGCGCCCCGACCGTCGCCCCACCCAAGGAAGCGGCCGAGCAGAAGCCGCACCGCACGATCTACGACGCCCGCCACCACCAGGACCTGCCCGGCAAGAAGGTCCGCGGCGAGGGCGACAAGCCGGGCAAGGACGCCACGGTCAACCGCGCGTACGCCGGTCTGGGCGCGACCTTCGAGCTCTACCTCAACGCGTACCAGCGCAACTCCATCAATGGCGAGGGCCTGCCCCTCGACGCCACCGTGCACTTCGACCAGAACTACAACAACGCCTTCTGGAACGGCGAGCAGATGGTGTTCGGCGACGGTGACGGCGAGATCTTCCTCGACTTCACCATCCCGGTCGACGTCATCGGCCACGAGCTGACCCACGGCGTCACCCAGTACACCGCGAACCTCACCTACTTCGGCCAGCCCGGCGCCCTGAACGAGTCCATGTCGGACGTCTTCGGCTCGCTGATCAAGCAGTACACGCTCGGCCAGACCGCCGCCGAGGCCGACTGGCTGATCGGCGCGAGCCTGCTCGCCCCGCGCGTCACCGGCACGGCCCTGCGCTCCATGAAGGAGCCGGGCAGCGCGTACGACGACGACGTGCTCGGCAAGGACCCGCAGCCCGCGACGATGGACCACTACGTCCGCACCGGCCGCGACAACGGCGGGGTCCACATCAACTCCGGCATCCCCAACCACGCCTTCTATCTCGTCGCCGAGGCGCTCGGTGGCCACGCGTGGGAGCGGGCCGGGCAGATCTGGTACGACGTGCTGACCGGCGGGGAGCTTCCCTCACAGGCGCTGTTCTCGGACTTCGCACGACTCACGCTCGCCGCGGCCCGCTCCCGGTACAACGAGGGGGAGGAACTGCAGGCCGTGGAGAAGGCCTGGGAGCAGGTCGGAGTGCCGACCACGTAGCCCCGGCCCCCGACTCGTACTAGACAGGACCCATGCGTATTCAGGTGAGGCGCACGGGCGGATTCGCGGGCATCGAGCGGCATGCCGAGGTGAACACCTCGGGACGGCCCGACGCCCAGGAGTGGCACGCCCTGGCCGAGCAGGCGATCGCCGCCAGCCGGGGCGCGCCGCCCATCGGCGTCCCGGACGGCTTCAGCTACGAGATCACGGTGGACGGGAAGACGGTGTACGCGGCCGATCCACGCCTGACGGAGGACCAGCGGAAGCTGATTTCGAGGGTGCTGAAGGAGGGTGCGTAAGAACCGAGCGTGCGGGGGAGCGCCCTCAAGGGGCGCGGGCTGTGACATTTGCGGCTCCGCCGTGTGGGCGCGACCAGCCACAGACGGTCGGCGGTCGCGCGATCACAGCACCACCCCACCGCTCGGGCGCCCATGAAGTAACTGCCAGTTCACACCGCACCGTTGACTTCCGTTACCGCCGGTACGGATGATCGCGCGCATGGCGACGAACCCCCTACCGCAGTTCCCGCCCGGCTTCCTCTGGGGCGTGTCCACCTCGGCCCACCAGATCGAGGGGGCCGCGGCCGAGCGCGCCCCCTCGGTATGGGACGCCTTCACGGCCGAGCCGGGCCGGATCAAGGACGGCTCCACCGCGACGGTGGCCTGCGACCACTACCACCGCTACCGCGAGGACGTGGCACTCCTCGCCGGCCTCGGAGTGG harbors:
- a CDS encoding response regulator encodes the protein MTIRVLLADDQTLVRAAFAMLVESARDMEVVGQAATGREAVELARSARADLVVMDIRMPDLDGIEATRLIAADENLAGVRVLVLTTYDTDEYIAEALRAGASGFLVKDTRPAELLDAIRTVAGGEALLSPGPTARLIARFLRSPSAPAPAAGGPGGLSEREREVLTLVARGLNNTEIAGALGLSPLTAKTHVSRIMGKLGARDRAQLVIVAYESGLVTPGAA
- a CDS encoding MMPL family transporter, whose protein sequence is MGPGKTTTHRRRRAVPWALLGLWVAVLAVVGPFASKLADVQHDRAVDYLPASADSTQVAKIEDRLPGGETTELVLVYHRDGGLSAADRATAARQVTEITKENPLTAPPKGVPSRDGTTLMYPVASSAPGTDEKKRDAFVNDVRDVARTENGMTVDVGGPGALATDAAEVYNSLGGPLLYTTVAVVAVLLILIYRSPLLWLVPLAVAGVADYLSMGVAYGLHQAFGTTISGQSSGVMTILVFGAGTDYALLLISRYREELRRVERPYDAMRQALRGCGPAVLASSGTVAAGLLCLLAADLNSSRGMGPMGTVGVLCALVAMLTLLPAVLVLLGRRVFWPLVPAYGSEPKQRRSLFSAMGSSAGRRPYAVLAGGAVLLGALALGALNLPGALKQQDSFVHKPDSVVAIETLAKAYPGQGTQPITVITPTGRADATLAAVRDHQGVATAARGRSGGGWTEISVTAKGAPQSAAETATIKSLRGDLDGSGSYVGGPSAQQIDLQDTNARDRLVVVPIVLASVLLILIALLRSLVAPLLLVAAVIAVWGAALGIGGLVFGPLFGFEGTDPGLGLLSFVFLVALGVDYGIFLMHRMREESLAGAEPATAALTALRTTGGVIASAGLVLAATFAVLTNMGLLQLVELGFVIAVGVLLDTFLVRTYLVTSASVALRRRVWWPGQLSREPSEPPEPRQKEPVVVA
- a CDS encoding TerB family tellurite resistance protein, which produces MLPEWGRNGRAVQVSRVLGTRTAWTTVGDGEFFCPGCGGDRNYQRLTGRRRFTLLGVPVLPRGETGPVVECAACGHHYGADVLDHPTTTRFSAMLRDAVHTVALAVLAAGGTCARTSLETAAGAVRSAGFDDCTEDQLAALVEALAADTGRVFGEPCGASLAIELHEALDPLAPHLAPTGREAILLQGARIALADGPYTPAERDVLATVGAALTICSDDVTRLLVAARTPS
- the leuA gene encoding 2-isopropylmalate synthase, with the translated sequence MANSQNRQQPTSMPIHKYGRYDQVDIPDRTWPENRITVAPRWLSTDLRDGNQALIDPMSPARKRAMFDLLVKMGYKEIEVGFPASGQTDFDFVRSIIEDESAIPDDVTISVLTQAREDLIERTVESLKGAKRATVHLYNATAPVFRRVVFRGSKDDIKQIAVDGTRLVMEYAEKLLGPETEFGYQYSPEIFTDTELDFALEVCEAVMDVWQPGPGREIILNLPATVERSTPSTHADRFEWMGRNLSRREHVCLSIHPHNDRGTAVAAAELALMAGADRVEGCLFGQGERTGNVDLVTLGMNLFSQGVDPQIDFSDIDEIRRTWEYCNQMEVHARHPYVGDLVYTSFSGSHQDAIKKGFDAMEADAAAKGVTVDDIEWAVPYLPIDPKDVGRSYEAVIRVNSQSGKGGIAYVLKNDHKLDLPRRMQIEFSKIIQAKTDAEGGEVTPKDIWATFQDEYLPNPENAWGRIQVKNGQSTTDTDGVDTLKVEATVDGQDTVLTGSGNGPISAFFDALQSIGIDVRLLDYQEHTMSEGASAQAASYIECAIDDKVLWGIGIDANTTRASLKAVVSAVNRAAR
- a CDS encoding M4 family metallopeptidase, producing MTTNGGFEPVFCTIVPPHVLDKLAQHEDPALAGPARQTLERDAYERTHRRLTTVIGAPTVAPPKEAAEQKPHRTIYDARHHQDLPGKKVRGEGDKPGKDATVNRAYAGLGATFELYLNAYQRNSINGEGLPLDATVHFDQNYNNAFWNGEQMVFGDGDGEIFLDFTIPVDVIGHELTHGVTQYTANLTYFGQPGALNESMSDVFGSLIKQYTLGQTAAEADWLIGASLLAPRVTGTALRSMKEPGSAYDDDVLGKDPQPATMDHYVRTGRDNGGVHINSGIPNHAFYLVAEALGGHAWERAGQIWYDVLTGGELPSQALFSDFARLTLAAARSRYNEGEELQAVEKAWEQVGVPTT
- a CDS encoding protealysin inhibitor emfourin codes for the protein MRIQVRRTGGFAGIERHAEVNTSGRPDAQEWHALAEQAIAASRGAPPIGVPDGFSYEITVDGKTVYAADPRLTEDQRKLISRVLKEGA